One genomic window of Motacilla alba alba isolate MOTALB_02 chromosome 3, Motacilla_alba_V1.0_pri, whole genome shotgun sequence includes the following:
- the TJAP1 gene encoding tight junction-associated protein 1 isoform X1 — MSSTAPSKKPYRKAPPQHREIRHEVPIIRDDQDGVILAEQSQEPLTDAERMKLLQHENEELRRRLTYVTNKMEAMERELESGQDYLEMELGQNREELEKFKDKFRRLQNSYTASQRTNQDLEEKLHALASLSQSWIFAIKKAEMDRKTLDWEIVELTNKLLDAKTTINKLEELNERYRQDCNLAVQLLKCNKSHFRNHKFADLPYELQDMVNKHLHSAQESAGPGQEAAHTLAPSDVVPTSVIARVLEKPESLVLNSAKSSSGSCPMAEDVFVHVDMSGALPDACNSAGQMGKEGGDAGKQQNGGCKPQSSVESVPEEVPAFEKLSPYPTPSPPHPMYPGRKVIEFSEDKVRIPKNSPLPNCTYATRQAISLSLVQSEDESCDRHRTLPSSPASEGHRSASSCSCQQSPKAARAHGSSQSSPFSSPPQIPSAFASSASSEEDLLANWQRMFVDKAPPTSERVLMNRTAFSRDTAPELQKRFSRSMQELGRAASAYSDGEESAQSCSWTVSRDSSVDTDSTESRARRSHFSSDYGTDFSQDEAQKLLLESGGGTAEPESPSPEKHKDYVDLGLPESPAEEREMLLQGNKESSQGGVQEESGEGRVKPPFSRPHRSPKRMGVHHLHRKDSLTQAQEQGNLLS; from the exons ATGTCGAGCACAGCCCCGTCAAAGAAGCCTTACCGCAAGGCGCCCCCGCAGCATCGTGAAATCCGACATGAGGTGCCCATCATTCGTGACGACCAGGATGGAGTGATCTTGGCTGAGCAGAGTCAG gAACCCTTGACGGATGCAGAAAGGATGAA GCTACTGCAGCATGAGAATGAGGAGCTTCGTCGACGGCTGACATACGTGACTAACAAAATGGAGGCAATGGAGAGGGAACTGGAGTCAGGTCAGGACTACCTGGAGATGGAACTGGGCCAGAACcgtgaggagctggagaagttCAAGGATAAATTCCGTAG GTTGCAGAACAGCTACACTGCTTCCCAGAGAACCAACCAAGacctggaggagaagctgcatGCCCTG GCCTCTCTCAGCCAAAGCTGGATTTTTGCA attaaaaaggcagaaatggaCCGCAAAACGCTGGACTGGGAGATTGTAGAGCTCACTAATAAATTGCTTGATGCCAAAACCACCATCAATAAGCTGGAGGAACTCAAT GAACGCTATCGACAGGACTGTAACCTTGCAGTACAGCTGCTCAAGTGTAACAAGTCTCACTTCAGGAACCACAAGTTTGCTGAT CTTCCCTATGAGCTGCAGGACATGGTGAATAAGCATTTGCACAGCGCGCAGGAGTCTGCAGGCCCTGGCCAAGAGGCAGCCCACACCTTGGCTCCATCTGATGTTGTGCCCACCTCAGTCATTGCCAGAGTCTTGGAGAAACCAGAATCTCTAGTTCTGAATTCAGCTAAGTCTAGCAGTGGCAGCTGTCCCATGGCTGAGGATGTCTTTGTGCATGTGGACATGAGCGGAGCCCTCCCTGATGCCTGCAACAGTGCAGGGCagatggggaaggagggaggagatgCGGGGAAACAGCAGAATGGCGGCTGCAAGCCGCAGAGTAGTGTGGAAAGTGTGCCTGAAGAGGTGCCTGCCTTTGAGAAGCTAAGCCCATACCCTACTCCCTCACCTCCCCATCCTATGTACCCAGGGCGCAAAGTGATTGAGTTCTCTGAGGACAAGGTAAGGATCCCAAAGAACAGCCCCCTGCCCAACTGTACGTATGCTACGCGCCAGGccatctccctcagcctggTACAGAGCGAAGATGAGAGCTGCGACAGGCACCGGAcactccccagcagccctgcttcAGAAGGGCACCGTTCAGCCTCCAGCTGTTCCTGTCAGCAGTCCCCCAAAGCAGCCAGGGCTCACGgctcttcccagagcagcccattCAGCAGCCCTCCCCAAATCCCGAGCGCctttgccagctctgccagctctgaggaGGACCTGCTGGCTAACTGGCAGCGTATGTTTGTGGACAAGGCACCCCCCACCTCGGAGCGAGTGCTGATGAACCGCACGGCTTTCAGCCGTGATACAGCCCCCGAGCTCCAGAAGAGGTTCAGCCGCTCCATGCAGGAGCTGGGTAGGGCAGCCTCAGCTTACTCGGATGGTGAGGagtctgcacagagctgcagctggaccGTGAGCCGGGACTCAAGCGTGGACACAGACAGCACCGAGTCCAGAGCCCGCAGGAGCCATTTCTCCTCAGACTATGGTACAGATTTTTCCCAGGATGAAGCCCAGAAGCTGTTGCTTGAAAGCGGTGGAGGCACTGCTGAGCCTGAAAGCCCCTCACCAGAGAAGCACAAGGACTATGTAGACCTTGGCTTGCCTGAGagcccagctgaggagagagaaatgctgctccagggaaaCAAGGAGAGCAGCCAAGGCGGTGTCCAAGAGGAAAGTGGAGAAGGCAGGGTCAAGCCTCCTTTCAGTCGGCCGCACCGCAGCCCCAAGAGGATGGGGGTGCACCACTTACATCGCAAAGACAGTCTGACGcaagcccaggagcagggcaacCTTctcagctga
- the LRRC73 gene encoding leucine-rich repeat-containing protein 73, translating to MLPGSIQISGETLSGAEIRDICESLRENSVRLLSLRGCQLSERDFGHVCRGVAESRSLAQLNLNLGIVSNINRVKQLAEALKTNRSVQSLFLHGSPLTDAGLALLNPALSIHPSLVALDLGDCMLGDEGINLICGLLPPDGAKSGLKELTLSANPGITSKGWGRLAIAVAHSSQLRVLNLDYNPLGDQVAGMLAVAVASSRTLEVLDLEGTGLTNQSAQTLLDMVENYPTALRTLILAENNISPELQQQISDLLSEGEEEEETEVHEVTAREKNPWICQNNSSSQMVLMTSGLGDSLLAETEM from the exons ATGCTGCCGGGGTCCATCCAGATCTCCGGGGAGACGCTGTCGGGGGCGGAGATCCGGGACATCTGCGAGAGCCTGCGGGAGAACTCGGTGCGGCTGCTGTCGCTGCGGGGCTGCCAGCTCTCCGAGCGGGACTTCGGGCACGTCTGCCGCGGGGTGGCCGAGTCCCGCTCCCTCGCGCAGCTCAACCTCAACCTGGGCATCGTCTCCAACATCAACCGCGTCAAGCAGCTGGCCGAGGCCCTGAAGACGAACCGCTCCGTTCAGTCCCTCTT CCTCCATGGGAGTCCCCTGACAGATGCAGGCTTGGCCCTCCTCAACCCTGCTCTCTCCATCCACCCCTCACTGGTGGCTCTGGATCTAGGAGACTGCATGCTGGGTGATGAAGGCATCAACCTTATCTGTGGGCTCCTGCCGCCTGATGGGGCCAAGTCTG gcCTCAAAGAACTAACACTGAGCGCCAACCCAGGCATCACAAGTAAAGGCTGGGGACGCCTAGCCATTGCAGTGGCTCACAGCTCACAGCTCCGTGTGCTGAACCTGGACTACAACCCCCTAG GTGACCAGGTAGCTGGGATGCTCGCTGTCGCTGTGGCCTCCAGTCGAACTCTGGAAGTGCTGGACTTGGAGGGAACAGGACTTACCAACCAGTCAGCTCAG ACCTTGCTGGACATGGTAGAGAATTACCCCACAGCCCTACGGACACTCATCCTGGCAGAGAACAACATTagtcctgagctgcagcagcagatctcTGATCTTCTCTCAGAGggcgaggaagaggaggagacaGAGGTCCACGAAGTCACAGCCAGGGAGAAGAACCCCTGGATCTGCCAGAACA ATTCCAGCTCCCAGATGGTCCTGATGACATCAGGCCTCGGTGACAGCCTCTtagcagaaacagaaatgtaG
- the TJAP1 gene encoding tight junction-associated protein 1 isoform X2 — MSSTAPSKKPYRKAPPQHREIRHEVPIIRDDQDGVILAEQSQEPLTDAERMKLLQHENEELRRRLTYVTNKMEAMERELESGQDYLEMELGQNREELEKFKDKFRRLQNSYTASQRTNQDLEEKLHALIKKAEMDRKTLDWEIVELTNKLLDAKTTINKLEELNERYRQDCNLAVQLLKCNKSHFRNHKFADLPYELQDMVNKHLHSAQESAGPGQEAAHTLAPSDVVPTSVIARVLEKPESLVLNSAKSSSGSCPMAEDVFVHVDMSGALPDACNSAGQMGKEGGDAGKQQNGGCKPQSSVESVPEEVPAFEKLSPYPTPSPPHPMYPGRKVIEFSEDKVRIPKNSPLPNCTYATRQAISLSLVQSEDESCDRHRTLPSSPASEGHRSASSCSCQQSPKAARAHGSSQSSPFSSPPQIPSAFASSASSEEDLLANWQRMFVDKAPPTSERVLMNRTAFSRDTAPELQKRFSRSMQELGRAASAYSDGEESAQSCSWTVSRDSSVDTDSTESRARRSHFSSDYGTDFSQDEAQKLLLESGGGTAEPESPSPEKHKDYVDLGLPESPAEEREMLLQGNKESSQGGVQEESGEGRVKPPFSRPHRSPKRMGVHHLHRKDSLTQAQEQGNLLS; from the exons ATGTCGAGCACAGCCCCGTCAAAGAAGCCTTACCGCAAGGCGCCCCCGCAGCATCGTGAAATCCGACATGAGGTGCCCATCATTCGTGACGACCAGGATGGAGTGATCTTGGCTGAGCAGAGTCAG gAACCCTTGACGGATGCAGAAAGGATGAA GCTACTGCAGCATGAGAATGAGGAGCTTCGTCGACGGCTGACATACGTGACTAACAAAATGGAGGCAATGGAGAGGGAACTGGAGTCAGGTCAGGACTACCTGGAGATGGAACTGGGCCAGAACcgtgaggagctggagaagttCAAGGATAAATTCCGTAG GTTGCAGAACAGCTACACTGCTTCCCAGAGAACCAACCAAGacctggaggagaagctgcatGCCCTG attaaaaaggcagaaatggaCCGCAAAACGCTGGACTGGGAGATTGTAGAGCTCACTAATAAATTGCTTGATGCCAAAACCACCATCAATAAGCTGGAGGAACTCAAT GAACGCTATCGACAGGACTGTAACCTTGCAGTACAGCTGCTCAAGTGTAACAAGTCTCACTTCAGGAACCACAAGTTTGCTGAT CTTCCCTATGAGCTGCAGGACATGGTGAATAAGCATTTGCACAGCGCGCAGGAGTCTGCAGGCCCTGGCCAAGAGGCAGCCCACACCTTGGCTCCATCTGATGTTGTGCCCACCTCAGTCATTGCCAGAGTCTTGGAGAAACCAGAATCTCTAGTTCTGAATTCAGCTAAGTCTAGCAGTGGCAGCTGTCCCATGGCTGAGGATGTCTTTGTGCATGTGGACATGAGCGGAGCCCTCCCTGATGCCTGCAACAGTGCAGGGCagatggggaaggagggaggagatgCGGGGAAACAGCAGAATGGCGGCTGCAAGCCGCAGAGTAGTGTGGAAAGTGTGCCTGAAGAGGTGCCTGCCTTTGAGAAGCTAAGCCCATACCCTACTCCCTCACCTCCCCATCCTATGTACCCAGGGCGCAAAGTGATTGAGTTCTCTGAGGACAAGGTAAGGATCCCAAAGAACAGCCCCCTGCCCAACTGTACGTATGCTACGCGCCAGGccatctccctcagcctggTACAGAGCGAAGATGAGAGCTGCGACAGGCACCGGAcactccccagcagccctgcttcAGAAGGGCACCGTTCAGCCTCCAGCTGTTCCTGTCAGCAGTCCCCCAAAGCAGCCAGGGCTCACGgctcttcccagagcagcccattCAGCAGCCCTCCCCAAATCCCGAGCGCctttgccagctctgccagctctgaggaGGACCTGCTGGCTAACTGGCAGCGTATGTTTGTGGACAAGGCACCCCCCACCTCGGAGCGAGTGCTGATGAACCGCACGGCTTTCAGCCGTGATACAGCCCCCGAGCTCCAGAAGAGGTTCAGCCGCTCCATGCAGGAGCTGGGTAGGGCAGCCTCAGCTTACTCGGATGGTGAGGagtctgcacagagctgcagctggaccGTGAGCCGGGACTCAAGCGTGGACACAGACAGCACCGAGTCCAGAGCCCGCAGGAGCCATTTCTCCTCAGACTATGGTACAGATTTTTCCCAGGATGAAGCCCAGAAGCTGTTGCTTGAAAGCGGTGGAGGCACTGCTGAGCCTGAAAGCCCCTCACCAGAGAAGCACAAGGACTATGTAGACCTTGGCTTGCCTGAGagcccagctgaggagagagaaatgctgctccagggaaaCAAGGAGAGCAGCCAAGGCGGTGTCCAAGAGGAAAGTGGAGAAGGCAGGGTCAAGCCTCCTTTCAGTCGGCCGCACCGCAGCCCCAAGAGGATGGGGGTGCACCACTTACATCGCAAAGACAGTCTGACGcaagcccaggagcagggcaacCTTctcagctga